From Cyanobacterium sp. T60_A2020_053, one genomic window encodes:
- a CDS encoding Uma2 family endonuclease: MVAQVQISTNHEEEFITKPDVSHLITEDDTPVDNFGSAKQQRFLTSILYHARKEVTFLADANVGIYASLGKPPIVPDFFLSLGVTTPKNLWEKNHRCYLVWEFGKSPEVCLEIVSNKVGGELSEKLKIYEYMRVSYYIVYDPQQHLSNKILRIFKLTGINYQETSDTWLEGVNLGLTLWEGEFESFSGVWLRWCDENGNLLLTGDESAQKATLEQKEQQERAEKAEKELQELQEKLRRQGINFE, translated from the coding sequence ATGGTAGCACAAGTACAAATTTCCACCAATCATGAAGAAGAATTTATCACCAAACCTGATGTTAGTCATTTAATCACAGAGGATGATACACCCGTGGATAATTTTGGTTCAGCAAAACAACAAAGATTTTTAACCAGCATTCTTTATCATGCTAGAAAAGAAGTAACTTTTTTAGCCGATGCCAATGTTGGTATTTACGCTAGTCTGGGAAAACCTCCCATTGTGCCAGATTTTTTCTTGAGTTTGGGAGTTACTACTCCCAAAAATTTGTGGGAAAAAAATCACCGTTGTTATTTGGTGTGGGAATTTGGGAAAAGCCCCGAAGTTTGCCTCGAAATTGTCTCTAATAAAGTAGGGGGAGAATTAAGCGAAAAATTGAAAATTTATGAATATATGAGGGTGAGTTATTATATAGTTTATGATCCTCAACAACATTTAAGTAATAAGATTTTAAGAATATTTAAACTCACGGGCATCAATTATCAGGAAACTTCTGATACTTGGTTAGAAGGGGTTAATTTAGGATTGACTTTGTGGGAGGGAGAATTTGAAAGTTTTAGCGGTGTTTGGTTACGCTGGTGTGATGAAAATGGTAATTTATTGTTAACTGGAGATGAATCGGCTCAAAAAGCTACTTTAGAACAAAAAGAACAGCAAGAAAGAGCAGAAAAAGCGGAAAAAGAGTTACAAGAGTTACAAGAGAAACTGCGCCGTCAAGGTATAAATTTTGAATAG
- a CDS encoding cytochrome b6f complex subunit PetL: MTAGVVAYIGIIGGFSVTAVALYYGFRALKLL; encoded by the coding sequence ATGACTGCTGGTGTAGTAGCTTATATCGGGATTATTGGTGGTTTTTCTGTGACGGCGGTGGCTTTATATTATGGTTTTCGCGCTTTAAAATTACTTTAA
- a CDS encoding 3-dehydroquinate synthase, with translation MSSIISVKLPQNPYNIHIASGGLSNIGNYTKPLNIGNKILIISNPEIFDYYGETVMASLEGAGFTVNYHLIPAGESNKTLDSISKIYDTALNLRLERNSTMMALGGGVIGDMTGFAAATWLRGINFIQIPTSLLAMVDASVGGKTGVNHPQGKNLIGAFYQPKLVLIDPDVLKTLPEREFKAGMAEVIKYGVIWDQDLFHALEQAENLNSMNFLSPNLLSYILERSCQAKAEVVAQDEREGGLRAILNYGHTVGHGVESLTHYNTYVHGEAVAIGMAIAGKIAVKAGLWQEDELQRQNELILKAGLPIAIPDNVDREKLIDSLQLDKKVRGGRVRFILPTAIGKVIITDEISSDLLRECF, from the coding sequence ATGTCCTCAATTATTTCCGTAAAATTACCGCAAAATCCTTATAATATCCACATCGCTTCCGGTGGTTTAAGCAATATCGGTAACTATACCAAACCCCTCAATATTGGTAACAAGATTTTAATTATTTCCAACCCCGAAATATTTGATTACTATGGTGAGACGGTGATGGCATCGCTGGAGGGCGCTGGATTTACCGTTAATTATCATCTCATTCCGGCAGGAGAAAGCAATAAAACCCTTGATTCTATTAGCAAAATTTATGACACAGCCTTAAATCTGCGCTTAGAAAGAAACTCTACCATGATGGCACTAGGGGGAGGCGTTATCGGTGATATGACAGGATTCGCCGCAGCCACTTGGTTAAGAGGCATTAACTTTATTCAGATTCCCACCTCATTACTCGCCATGGTAGATGCTTCCGTAGGCGGAAAAACTGGCGTTAATCATCCCCAAGGCAAAAATTTAATTGGTGCATTTTATCAACCTAAACTGGTTTTAATCGATCCTGATGTTTTGAAAACATTGCCAGAGCGAGAGTTTAAAGCAGGTATGGCAGAAGTAATTAAATATGGAGTAATTTGGGATCAAGACCTTTTTCATGCCCTTGAACAAGCGGAAAACCTTAATAGCATGAACTTTTTAAGCCCTAATCTACTTAGCTACATTTTAGAACGATCTTGCCAAGCGAAAGCTGAAGTAGTCGCACAAGATGAAAGGGAAGGAGGTTTAAGGGCTATTCTCAATTATGGGCATACAGTGGGGCATGGTGTAGAAAGTTTGACCCATTATAATACTTATGTTCACGGTGAGGCGGTGGCAATCGGTATGGCAATAGCTGGAAAAATTGCCGTCAAAGCTGGATTATGGCAAGAAGACGAATTACAGCGACAAAATGAGTTAATCCTTAAAGCTGGATTACCTATCGCTATTCCTGATAATGTGGATAGGGAAAAATTAATAGATAGTTTGCAATTAGATAAAAAAGTCAGGGGGGGTAGAGTGCGCTTTATTTTGCCGACTGCTATCGGTAAAGTGATTATTACTGATGAAATTTCCTCTGATTTATTACGGGAATGTTTTTAG